From Salinirubellus salinus, the proteins below share one genomic window:
- a CDS encoding methyl-accepting chemotaxis protein, giving the protein MLREMLRGLRGGTDTGRPVTDGGVLTSASDGNRGAAAADHAGADVTDELDAVDGEDLVRSILGGLAFPVLVTDARGEVTHANANAADLFGRGADSLVGSAAADLYAEAGGTALLDRTLEDGERIEEYEDAFELGGRTAHVSRSVVPITCARGTVRGAMAIDRDISERMALHEREAQLEAYQREVMDRLQSNLVKLGAGDLTVDPTVPDPPAEFEAIENVHAEFVEMTGNLTTAVDRMRDSLERSRRRADRLETIGQDMSALSEETAAAIEEVSASAESIADAAERQAERAGAAETNIASLSGSIEEITASATGMEELSREAVQAVREGAQNGRTAVEEIREANEAGERNLEMIRSLEGQMGTVNEMADLISDISDKVHLLALNANIEAARAGEHGQGFTVVANEVKSLAEQSGDAVKQITETIEELKAGIAETSETISDGTEQVRAGVEAVEEVVDNVDEVADVIAETNTAVQEIADATEEQAEDTQAVQRVVEDVAGVADEVSGGVQQVSAGIEEQSEASENIVEAAVELGTTSEEMLEELETFRLDRDESAQLLD; this is encoded by the coding sequence CGCGGCCGACCACGCGGGCGCCGACGTGACCGACGAACTCGACGCCGTCGACGGAGAGGACCTCGTTCGGAGCATCCTCGGCGGGCTGGCGTTCCCGGTGCTGGTGACGGACGCGCGGGGCGAGGTGACACACGCGAACGCGAACGCCGCCGACCTGTTCGGGCGCGGGGCCGACTCGCTCGTCGGGAGCGCGGCGGCCGACCTCTACGCCGAGGCGGGCGGGACGGCCCTGCTCGACCGGACGCTCGAAGACGGCGAGCGCATCGAGGAGTACGAGGACGCGTTCGAACTCGGGGGGCGGACGGCTCACGTCTCCCGGAGTGTCGTCCCGATCACCTGCGCTCGGGGGACGGTCCGGGGCGCGATGGCCATCGACCGTGACATCTCCGAACGGATGGCGCTCCACGAGCGTGAGGCACAGCTGGAAGCGTACCAGCGCGAGGTGATGGACCGGCTACAGTCGAACCTCGTCAAACTCGGGGCGGGCGACCTGACCGTCGACCCGACCGTCCCCGACCCCCCCGCCGAGTTCGAGGCCATCGAGAACGTCCACGCGGAGTTCGTCGAGATGACCGGCAACCTCACGACGGCCGTCGACCGGATGCGCGACTCGCTCGAACGCAGTCGCCGGCGGGCCGATCGGCTGGAGACAATCGGCCAGGACATGAGCGCGTTGAGCGAGGAGACGGCCGCCGCCATCGAGGAGGTGAGCGCGTCGGCCGAGAGCATCGCCGACGCGGCCGAGCGACAGGCCGAGCGTGCCGGGGCCGCCGAGACCAACATCGCGTCGCTCTCGGGGTCGATCGAGGAGATAACCGCCAGCGCGACCGGGATGGAGGAACTCTCGCGGGAGGCCGTCCAGGCCGTCCGTGAGGGGGCACAGAACGGCCGGACCGCCGTCGAGGAGATCCGCGAGGCGAACGAGGCCGGCGAGCGTAACCTCGAGATGATACGTTCGCTGGAGGGGCAGATGGGGACGGTCAACGAGATGGCCGACCTCATCAGCGATATCTCCGACAAGGTCCACCTGCTGGCGCTGAACGCCAACATCGAGGCCGCTCGTGCGGGTGAACACGGCCAGGGGTTCACCGTCGTCGCCAACGAGGTCAAGAGCCTCGCCGAGCAGTCGGGCGACGCCGTCAAGCAGATCACGGAGACTATCGAGGAACTGAAAGCCGGTATCGCCGAGACGAGCGAGACCATCTCCGACGGGACCGAGCAGGTCCGAGCCGGCGTCGAGGCCGTCGAAGAGGTGGTCGACAACGTCGACGAGGTCGCCGACGTCATCGCCGAGACCAACACCGCGGTCCAGGAGATCGCCGACGCTACCGAGGAGCAGGCCGAGGACACCCAGGCCGTCCAGCGGGTCGTCGAGGACGTGGCCGGCGTCGCCGACGAGGTGTCCGGCGGCGTCCAGCAGGTGTCGGCTGGTATCGAGGAGCAGTCCGAGGCGAGCGAGAACATCGTCGAAGCGGCCGTCGAACTCGGGACCACGAGCGAGGAGATGCTCGAGGAACTGGAGACGTTCCGTCTGGACCGCGACGAGTCCGCACAGTTGCTGGACTGA